One segment of Chthoniobacterales bacterium DNA contains the following:
- a CDS encoding arsenate reductase ArsC: MKPTVLILCTGNSCRSHLAEGILRAAAGDLLEVRSAGSRPAGYVHPKAIEVMREIGIDISEHSSKSMNDFLAGPVDTVITVCGNADQACPMFPGQVTRHHWGFEDPAHATGSEEEVLAVFRRVRDEIRLVFEAYAAGLRAGQRLAA, translated from the coding sequence ATGAAACCCACCGTCCTTATCCTTTGCACCGGAAATTCCTGCCGCAGTCATCTTGCCGAGGGCATCCTTCGCGCCGCCGCAGGCGACCTTCTCGAGGTGCGTAGTGCGGGCTCGCGTCCGGCGGGCTACGTGCATCCCAAGGCCATCGAGGTCATGCGCGAGATCGGCATCGACATCTCGGAGCACTCGTCCAAGTCGATGAACGATTTCCTCGCGGGACCGGTGGATACCGTGATCACGGTTTGCGGGAATGCCGACCAGGCCTGCCCGATGTTCCCGGGGCAGGTCACGCGCCACCATTGGGGCTTTGAGGATCCCGCGCACGCGACCGGCAGCGAGGAGGAAGTCCTCGCGGTGTTCCGGCGGGTGCGCGACGAGATCCGGCTCGTGTTCGAGGCCTACGCCGCAGGATTGCGAGCGGGCCAGCGGCTCGCAGCCTAG
- the arsB gene encoding ACR3 family arsenite efflux transporter has translation MSAKRLDFFERYLSLWVLVCMGCGLLLGRAFPARIAAISRWELGAGSQVNAAIAVLIWLMIYPMMLKIDFAGLGAVFQKPRGLFVTLFVNWIVKPLSMALLGWFFVQKVFVGLGWIDPETARNYSAGLIILAAAPCTAMVFVWSYLTDGDGAYTLAQVAINDLIMVFAFAPIVMLLAGVSGVHIPAQILVTSVVVFIVIPLVAGWVTRVLLVRARGAAWFDGEFLPRFRPVAILSLLAILTLIFAFQAENILVNWTAVLLLAIPIIIQVYFNSGLTYGLMRLFGVRHNVATPGALIGASNFFELAVAVAITLFGPTSPAALATVVGVLVEVPVMLSVCRACVQSRGWYQQRPALS, from the coding sequence ATGAGCGCCAAACGACTCGACTTTTTCGAGCGCTACCTTTCGCTCTGGGTGCTCGTCTGCATGGGATGCGGGCTTTTACTGGGCCGCGCGTTTCCTGCGCGGATCGCGGCGATTAGCCGCTGGGAACTGGGCGCCGGATCGCAGGTGAACGCGGCCATCGCCGTGCTCATCTGGCTGATGATCTACCCGATGATGCTCAAGATCGACTTCGCCGGACTCGGCGCGGTCTTTCAAAAGCCACGGGGCCTGTTCGTCACGCTCTTCGTCAACTGGATCGTGAAGCCGCTCAGCATGGCGCTGCTCGGCTGGTTCTTCGTCCAAAAGGTGTTCGTGGGCCTGGGCTGGATCGATCCGGAGACGGCGCGGAACTACAGCGCGGGCCTCATCATCCTGGCCGCCGCCCCCTGCACCGCGATGGTCTTCGTCTGGAGCTACCTCACCGATGGCGACGGCGCCTACACCCTCGCCCAGGTCGCCATCAACGACCTGATCATGGTCTTCGCCTTCGCCCCCATCGTCATGCTGCTCGCCGGCGTGAGCGGGGTCCACATTCCCGCGCAAATCCTGGTGACCTCGGTCGTCGTCTTCATCGTCATCCCGCTCGTCGCCGGCTGGGTCACCCGCGTTCTTTTGGTGCGGGCCCGGGGTGCGGCGTGGTTCGACGGGGAATTCCTCCCGCGCTTCCGTCCCGTCGCCATTCTTTCGTTACTCGCAATCCTCACGCTCATCTTCGCGTTCCAGGCGGAGAACATCCTCGTCAACTGGACCGCGGTGCTGCTGCTGGCCATCCCCATCATCATCCAGGTTTACTTCAACTCCGGCCTCACCTACGGCCTCATGCGGCTCTTCGGCGTCCGCCATAATGTCGCCACGCCCGGCGCGCTCATCGGCGCCAGTAACTTCTTCGAACTCGCCGTGGCCGTGGCGATCACGCTTTTCGGCCCCACCAGCCCGGCCGCGCTCGCGACCGTCGTCGGCGTGCTGGTCGAGGTCCCCGTCATGCTCTCGGTCTGCCGCGCCTGCGTGCAGAGTCGGGGCTGGTATCAGCAACGTCCCGCTCTTTCATGA
- a CDS encoding DUF6428 family protein, with protein sequence MKTSTFKTHLEAHPDAGLVFLLPDGSAIPAHAHITEVGRVEKRFLDCGGTLRSWVTTNLQTWVDEDVDHRFSPAKLARILDLAAPLFDREDPEVEIEHERGVLSQYPVEDVKTEGGRLVFQLAAKHADCLAKDVCIPAAAEVESCCGGTGCC encoded by the coding sequence ATGAAAACCTCGACCTTCAAGACTCACCTCGAAGCCCATCCCGACGCGGGACTCGTCTTTCTGCTGCCGGATGGAAGCGCCATCCCGGCCCACGCCCATATCACCGAAGTCGGTCGTGTGGAAAAGCGCTTCCTCGACTGCGGCGGCACGCTGCGCAGCTGGGTGACGACGAATCTCCAGACGTGGGTCGACGAGGACGTCGACCATCGCTTCTCGCCGGCGAAACTGGCTCGGATTCTCGATCTCGCGGCCCCGTTGTTCGATAGAGAGGATCCCGAGGTCGAGATCGAGCACGAGCGCGGCGTGTTGTCGCAATATCCGGTCGAGGACGTGAAGACCGAGGGCGGTCGCCTCGTGTTCCAACTCGCGGCCAAGCATGCGGATTGTCTCGCCAAGGATGTCTGCATTCCGGCGGCAGCCGAGGTGGAGTCCTGCTGCGGGGGAACCGGTTGCTGCTGA
- a CDS encoding metalloregulator ArsR/SmtB family transcription factor: protein MELADIYLCLSEETRLRIIHLLVQGPLCVCHFQGLLEVPQVKVSQQLAYLRKHGMVEATRHANWMIYSLPVRRSAELSAQLECLQECGTTNARLRADLQRLKGIRKDSGWVAEALDAKCC from the coding sequence GTGGAGCTTGCTGACATTTACCTGTGCCTGAGTGAGGAGACGCGGCTGCGGATCATTCATCTGCTCGTGCAAGGGCCGCTCTGCGTTTGCCATTTTCAGGGCCTGCTCGAGGTGCCGCAGGTCAAGGTCTCGCAGCAGCTCGCCTATCTTCGAAAGCACGGAATGGTCGAGGCCACGCGCCATGCGAACTGGATGATTTATTCGCTGCCCGTCCGGCGATCCGCCGAACTCTCGGCGCAGCTCGAATGCCTGCAGGAATGCGGGACGACGAATGCCCGCCTTCGCGCCGACCTCCAGCGCTTGAAAGGGATTCGCAAGGACTCGGGCTGGGTCGCTGAAGCCCTCGACGCGAAATGCTGCTGA
- the trpD gene encoding anthranilate phosphoribosyltransferase: protein MNALLDQLRAGIDLSAPDVASFCALLLDETQSVEDRAGLLRALSAKGETPAEIACFVRTLLAHAQPLEIAKAGPPVIDVCGTGGDKQGLFNISTAVMFVVAACGARVAKHGNRGVTSKSGGADVLEALGVRIDLEPARAAAVLADVGCVFLFAPVYHPAFKVIAPVRKFLAGCGETSVFNKLGPLLNPANPAFQLAGVFDPAMVDLYGAVFAELGRTRAWAVHGRTPQGGLDEMSTLGPTDVCAMEDGTMRRFCVDAVEQGIPAPELADLVGGDAAHNALVLEALLRGRGPTGITDMVAWNAAGALVVAGLATGITDGLKRAREAIRSGEAAARLDALRAATSSFERSAGI, encoded by the coding sequence GTGAACGCCCTTCTCGATCAACTCCGCGCCGGCATCGATCTCTCTGCTCCGGACGTCGCCTCGTTTTGCGCACTCCTCCTGGATGAGACGCAATCGGTGGAGGACCGGGCCGGCCTGCTGCGCGCGCTTTCCGCGAAGGGCGAGACGCCGGCCGAGATCGCGTGCTTCGTGCGCACGTTGCTCGCGCATGCGCAACCCCTCGAAATCGCGAAGGCCGGCCCTCCGGTAATCGATGTGTGCGGCACCGGCGGCGACAAACAGGGCCTCTTCAATATTTCCACCGCGGTGATGTTCGTCGTGGCCGCCTGCGGTGCGCGCGTCGCAAAGCACGGCAATCGCGGCGTCACGTCGAAGAGCGGTGGCGCCGATGTGCTCGAGGCGCTCGGTGTGCGCATCGATCTGGAGCCGGCGCGCGCGGCGGCCGTGCTGGCGGACGTCGGCTGCGTCTTTCTCTTCGCGCCGGTTTACCATCCGGCCTTCAAGGTCATCGCGCCGGTTCGGAAATTTCTCGCTGGCTGCGGGGAGACCTCGGTTTTCAACAAACTCGGGCCGTTGCTGAATCCCGCCAATCCCGCCTTCCAGCTCGCCGGGGTGTTCGATCCCGCAATGGTGGATCTTTACGGCGCGGTGTTTGCCGAGCTCGGGCGCACGCGGGCGTGGGCGGTGCATGGGCGCACGCCACAGGGCGGACTCGACGAGATGTCGACGCTGGGGCCGACCGACGTGTGCGCGATGGAGGACGGAACGATGCGGCGGTTTTGCGTCGATGCGGTCGAGCAGGGTATTCCCGCGCCGGAGCTGGCCGATCTGGTCGGAGGAGACGCGGCGCATAATGCCCTGGTCCTCGAGGCTCTGCTGCGCGGCCGCGGCCCCACGGGGATCACCGACATGGTCGCCTGGAATGCCGCCGGGGCGCTGGTTGTGGCGGGCCTCGCGACAGGGATCACGGATGGACTCAAGCGGGCTCGCGAAGCGATTCGCTCGGGCGAAGCCGCCGCGCGGTTGGATGCCCTTCGGGCAGCGACCAGCTCATTCGAGCGTTCTGCAGGTATATAA